ATACACTAAATAGAAAGAGCACAAATAAGAATATCTCAGTCTCTCTCCAAAATTACAGCAGATATTGATGTCCGTGCCTACATGTCAAAGGTTAATCCCTCTGACAACCGCCTATAAAAAGACAGTGATTCTGTCAGTAGCTCTTTCACACTACCATCTTTATTCTGCATTAAAATCACAAGCTTCATATGGTAAGATAGGGGAGGAAAATTGTATCGGAACAGAATTTGCTGATTTGATTAGTTTTATGTTTTCCCTGACAATAGCCTAAACAGCTTTTTCTAACAATAAAAGTTGCAGCTGAAGACAGACAGTGACATATGTTTGTTTATAAAGTACTTTATTATAATGGAAAAGTTGTGGCAAAGTCATGGAATCTCTTTTGCAGACTTTGTCCTAGTTGTGGGTAAGAAGAACTAATCCTTTTCCCACGTCTTTCAGCTTCAgttgaaagaaatgtgtttctatGTAAGACGAGTTATTAAAAATCACAGGGTTTGGCTTTGAGAGCATGTCACATTGGTTGTGTGCTGCTTTAAAATGGTTGCATGTTTGTGTGGCGAATGGATTACCTTACGTAAAGACAAGGCGTTCCTCAATCTAATTATGGTGGAGACCTTGAAGGAACCCTGACCTCATCTTGGGAAATACCTACCAAGCCAGGAAACTGTGACAGGGCACAGCTAATCTTATGCAACATGTCCTTAAAAGAACATGCCTGAATCACTATTGCATGGCCAACTCGATACCTTATGGGACACCATGGTATGGGTGTGCCCTTTGTAAAAAAAGTGCTACTTTGTTATTGAAATGCAGTTTGGAGTGCACTTACATTTTCTGATCAGCTGAGTCTCCGTGCATCAAgcaaaaaaggaacaaaaatatGCTTTACTTATGTAATGAAGCGTAGGCCTCTATAGTATTAGTCACACAGCAAATAATTAAAGGTAAGGGTGATGTGTCTAAATTAGAGAATATATGCTCATCCAATTTTAACAAAAGAAATTCTTAATAAACTCAATTAAAATACAGAGTTAAAGCATTCACCTTTAAGTGAAAGCTTTTCAGAAATTTAATGTGGCAGGTTTTGCTCTTTATCTTTAATTTAGAAAACTTAAAATAGCTGATGAgtacaagattttttttttgtataacagCAACATAgataatgttattattttgcACTATTGTTATTATTCTGCATGTTCATCAACATTAAATTGCTGGTTTCAAGATGACTGTATAATTAAGAGAAGCAAACTAGAATATTAGTTTTGATTCAGTCTGAAAGTTCAGCAGTGTAAACCCTATATAAAACCAAACCTAAACAAAATATGTCTGctgaaagttttaaaaaacatctgttaCCAATAAATGACAAGTATAGTAATTTGATCAGTTGATGCTTATCAATCAATGCTAAATATCAGAATAAATTAGTTTATTATTGAGGCGATAAATTGCTCCCACTGTTTTCTTTTATGTGCTAAACTGTTGATGCAAATTAGGAATATAAATCATATATAAATcatattaaataatataaatgtttaattaaCAGTTATATAAATGACTAGTAAAAAAATACCAAGTACCATAGCTTTAGGTGTTGGTGGCCTCTCTATTTGCCACTATTATAATAATTTGGAAATGGGCACTAGTTAAAACCAAATGACAACATTTCTAAAAGGTCTATCTGCAGTCTCTAgttacaaattaaattatattaggTTAATAAGCCAATAAGAACATTTTAACAATTCAGCACAGGAATTTATTTTCTCAGAGGGGACTTTTAAGCTTAATCTGCCCATTTAGTAAAGCGTTGGGAAAGTTTGGAGACAGATGGTGTTGTTGTACTAACTGTgcatttctgtctctttctcccacAGGGATATCTGAAAGTAGTCAGAGAAATGCAGATAACATAAAAGGCCTGAAGAGGAAAAAGGTTGTTGTAGAGAATCCTCTAGAGAAAATTCCAAAATCTCCGGTGAAGAAGCCCCTGCAGTTGAAAACATCTCAAACTGCGCTCCACGGAGCATTGTCCAAGGAATCTGCACCTTCTTCTTGCTGCTCCTATTCCAACAGTCCATCCCACAATCCTCCAACATCACCCAGTGAAAAAAGAGACCCAAATTATGCCCAACCAGTTGCCGCATCCCCACACAAGGGGTCACCTTCCACTGACACTGAAAGGGTAAAGCAAGAAGAAACGTCTTCTAGACCACCATCACTTGAGCCCACTGATGGTGAGGAGGGCTCGTTGATTGAAGTGTTTCAGTCCAAAGACAGCAAGAGCCAAAAGCCCAGCTTTGAGGGAGATCCTTACCACAGCAGTGCTTCACTTGATGTTCTACTGAAGGCCATGGAGCCTGACTTTAGTACACTAGctgagaggaaaaactccttgCAGGTCACAGCCATTGCAATACCAGCTTCCACCCTTAATGCTCAATCAAGTGGTGAATTAACAACAATGCCAGCTGTCAATGTTGGTCTCCAGAACCAACCTTCTGGTATGCAGACTTATTATATTGACAAACAAGGCAACTTTATTGGCATTTCAGGACCACTACAGGGAAACGTGCAGGCATCTACACAGGGTACTCCAATGCAGTCCTCTCCTCTCGCTACACCGCATTTTATGCATGTTGCTTCAAATCCAGAAAAGCCCAGCTTGCACATGAGCTTTAATACCGGACCATCCACTATAACCCATGCACCTGTTCCCTCAGGCTCCAATGCTTTGCCACAAAGTCAACCGCCAGTTGTGCACACGTGCCAGTCCCTCTCAGCAAGTGTTCCCAGCACCATTCAGGTCCCAGTTACACCTGGCAGCAACCAAGTTCAGATGACCACTTTAATGAATTTTGGTGCTGATCAGGTTTTTAAGGACCAAAAGCCTAAGAAGCCAGGAAAGTATGTTTGTGAATACTGCAGTCGGGCATGTGCAAAACCCAGTGTGTTGCTCAAACACATCAGGTCTCACACAGGAGAAAGACCATATCCTTGTGTTACTTGTGGCTTCTCATTCAAAACCAAGAGCAACTTGTACAAGCACAAGAAATCACATGCTCATGCTATAAAACTTGGTCTCATTGCACGCTCTGAATCTGGAGGTGGATCGCTTTCTCAAGAATCCGACAAAGCCCTAGGAACACATTCAGAGGCAGAGGAGAGTGGTGACAGTGATGAGGATGGTAGCACTGCAGACTTGGACCCTGACTCATCACAGAGCAGTGTCACAGCTTTGTCTGAAAATAGTTTACGGAGTGCAGGTACAACTCAAGCAAGCCACGAGGAAGCAGACTCATCAGCTGTGTTAGAGTCAATTAAACCAGCCCCAGATCAGAGGACGCGGGAACCCAAAGGGACAGCTGCCCTTCCAAAAGTTGTTGTATACCCAGTTAATGTCTCCCCTTTGAGGGCAGATAGCCCAAGAGTTACATGTGCAGCACCTGAGCAAGCGGCTGCACAACGGCAACGAGAGTTCCAGACTGCCAACATGAGATCAAGCTTGACAGTCTTGTCATCTCTTAAAGAGGTGGATGGTACAAATCCCTCACTCGATACTGTAAGCGAAGATGAAGATCAACAGTGCAAGTCTCCTCTGTTGGGTGGACATGCTCAGCTTCAAAGGCAACAAGCAACAGACTTCTCCCAACAGCAGCAGGTCAAGTGTCTACTAAGTCCTCGCAGTTTGGGAAGTACAGATTCTGGCTACTTCTCACGTTCTGAAAGCGCTGACCAGGCAATGAGTCCACCCAGCCCATTTGTTAAGATAACTCCACCAGGGGACATTGACATTGCCAAGAATACTCTTCCCCATGTCCCTCATGCGGTTGCTACAGTAATGCATGTAGCAGCTGAGCAAACGTCACAAGCCACAGAAGGACAGATGCGTCCACCATTAGAAGCCAAAGCACTGTCTCTGGAAGAACGCATTTCAAAGTTGATATCTGATAATGAGGCAGTTGTTGACAACAAGCAGCTGGACAGTGTAAAGCCAAGGAGGACATCTCTCTCAAGGAGAGGTAGCATAGACTCCCCTAAATCATACATATTTAAAGACTCTTTTCAGTTTGATCTTAAACCAATGGGAAGAAGGTCAAGTTCCAGCTCAGACATCCCCAAGTCCCCATTCACGCCTACAGATAAATCAAAGCCAGTATTTCTTCTCTCTGTACCTTCTCAATACCCACCAATGGATTGTTTGCCAATAACAAGAAGTAACTCTATGCCTACTACACCTGGACACTCTGCTCTTCCCCTTAAtgtgccccccctcccccatcctcTGCGAATTTGCCAATCATTTGATGACAAAATAAGTTTGTTTAATGATGATGTATTTTCATCAACCCCATTAACCCCAAATCCAGCAATACATTCTCGTACCTTAGTCAGACAAGCAGCAGTGGAGGACTTTACCACAAATGATGGGCATGGCCTCCCTACTGTACGCTCTATGGATGAGGGCTATCATGGTCTAGGCAATTCCACAGAGCTGATAAAAAGAAGCAAATCTTTTGAGCATAGTCAGGACAGAAACAGAAAGCCTCAGCAGAATAAAGGCACAATGTATGAGTGTGAAACGTGTCGTAATCGCTACAGAAAGTTAGAGAATTTTGAAACTCACAAGAAATTCTATTGCTCTGAACTTCATGGTCCAAAAAACAAGCCGATTACGGCTAAAGAAACTGATCAAGATGTTTGTCACGTTAACATAATGCAGCCCATAGTCCCTAGATCAACTAGTGGCTCAGGAGTACCTGATCAACAGACATCAATTAGGAagagaaggaaaatgaaaagcgTTGGCGATGAGGATGATCAATCTCCCACTGACACCATTCCACCTTGTTCAGTTAGTTTTGAGCTGCCAACAGCTCTGGACAGACAGACCTTTTCTCAGCATGCTGTAATAGTAGACATACAGCCCAAAAACAACCAGTCAAAGCTAACTCAGATTCAGCTCGTAGCAAGAGGTAATAATACTTCAGATTCTAGACTGTCACCAATACGAGAGACCCAGATCAGCACTTCTCCTAAAGGAGACTTGCAAAGGCAAGGCAGTGGTACTTCAGTAATTAGACACACCAACTCTCTCAGCAGACCCAATTCATTTGAGACGGAATCGATTGACAGGGCCTCTCCTGTTGATATTTTGGAGAAGGATCCCCTCACCAAACTCAAAACGGATGCATTAGTAAATGTCTCAGCCGAACGCTACCATGAAAACATTTCCAAACCCAAGAGTTCTGACTATGGAAATCAAAGTAAGGAACAATGCACTGATGGCTCCATAGCAGCAACTGGTGAAAACTCTACTCCTGTCCATCAGTCTCGTTTGGTTCGTCAAAATAACATCCAAGTTCCTGAGATTCTGGTCACAGAGGAGCCTGACAGAGAACACGAAACCCAGACTACTGAGCCAGCAGATAAGCCTGCAGATCAGTTCAACTGGCCGCCGAGAAGTGAGAGTTTGTCGAAGTTACCAGCGGAGAAACTTccaccaaaaaagaaaagaattcgTCTAGCTCAAATGGACAACTCCTCAGCTGAATCCAGTTTTGAGTCCAGCCTCTCTCGAAGCCTCAGCAGGGACAGTAGTCTTTCTCGTTGTTCCAGCATCTCAGCCTCTTTTGACAGAGATGAGACATCTAGGTCAGAAAGCCCTTCTAGAGGGGAGTGCGTCAGCAAAGTTCCAGAGCCTCAAGGTTTGCCAACAGCCTTCAACACCCTCGGTGTGCCTGGAATGATGAGGCGTGCCGCATCTGAACAGATCACCTGCACTCAACCCTCTGTAGAGATTTCATGTGACTATCGTAGCAAGTCCTTTGACTGTGGCAATGTATCTCCCAGCAGATCTCTGTCACCTGCTGGCCAGCCAAAAAGTGGACAAATCTTCCAAGTTGCCCAGGTGCCACTAATTGAAAGGAGGCGGGGGCCATTAGTTCGTCAAATGTCTTTAAAGATAGGCCCCGAAAGTCAGCAACCGGTTCGTAAAACTGTCATACCTCTAGATAAACCCCCCATTACAAATGTTAGCTCTTTGAAGCAGAATAGATCCCAGCAGATTCACATTGCCAATAGGCGCACAATGGCTCAGCCTTTTATTCTGCATACTGGAGAAGCACCCTTGCAAAAGAATGAGCAAATTGTGCAAAGCATTCATTTGGGTAGCCTAACTCAGCAGCCTCAAGTCCATGGCCTTCCACACCCGTGGCATCAAACATCAAGGGTGCAAATATGCCAAAAGCTACAACAACCGCTGAGCCAGATCTTAGTTTGTCGAGAGAACGTCCAAAACAAACCAGCCGACCCTGAAGAGAAGAAAAGTTTTGTGCCCAAATACCAACTGCAGTGTCCTGCTCTGAGAGCAAGCCAAACCTTCTCATTCTCCAGCACACAGGGAACTCAGATAGCCTTGCCAGTTTTAACAATACCTATTGCCAATCCAGTTTTGAGCGTTTCAAAATCGTCAGATGTACTCAAAAATGTATATGTTGGTCAACCCAATCAACAGAACTCAGAGATTAAGGCACAGACTGTTTTTTTGTCAGGTGTGCAGCAAAGGGACACAATTGGTCAGATCCAAACAGGTGCTATACCATTGCCACAAATCCTCATAACTCATGAGCAGATGCACCCTGCTCCCTCTGTGTCCAAAACAAATAGCTTGTCATCCACTCACAGTGTAGAGAGTGATAATCATGCTGTGCCAACTGCAAAGAAGGATGGGACTCAAATTCAAACAGTTAGCACAAAGAAACTGGCATCAGTGACTCTATGCCCACAGCAGGAACCCACTGCCTCAAGTAAACGAATGCTGTCACCTGCCAACAGCTTAGACATCTACATGGAGAAGCACCAAAAACGGGCTAAGGATGAGCATGGTGTGGCCTGTCTAACTGATGGCAGGTCAGTCAATTATCTTAATTGCAAGATGTCAGATGTTACCAGGCAGCGGAAGCTAACACTTGTTAGGCAGGTTTGCACAACTGAACCGGTTGACAGTCCTATTGAGACTGAAGCCCCACCTCTGCCACAAGTTACAACCGATGGTGAGAAGGACTCACAGGCTACTGATGATGTTAAGCCTATGTCACCTGACAGTGCTGGGCTAAAGAAAGACACAAGCACTGTTATTCATGAGGAGGCAGGCCCTGCACGGAATACTACATTTGGTAGCCAGGGCACCTCCATGTCAGCTAATAACACTCTAAAACCCCAAGAGAAAGTTGAGGAACAGAGATGGACTCCTGCCAAATCTCCTATTAGGCCATCCAGTTTCCATGGTGGCCAGGTGAAACTGACCACATCTGTGTCTGTGGTTAACACAAAAGACAGTCATCGCCTGTCTTTTCCAAGCCTAAAGACTGCCACCACTTTTACATGGTGTTTCTTGATGAAGAGGAAACCTCTTCATGTTCCACAGACTGACCTGAAGACTTCAGCATATGCTGTCTGGACTGTCAGCCCCAACAACCATAACCCTCTTGGGTTGCCCACCAAGGTGGTCATGTCTCTGTTTGACTCCAAGCAGAGTTCCAAGAAAATACACTACACCTCAGCCATAAGAACGAGCGGGAAATCTGACATCTTGTCTTACTCAGGCCAGCTAAAAGACGTTATGCCCAGGGTAAGAATGAATGCaaagtttttttctcttatATTGCTGTCTTGTTTCTTAAATCAAATCAGTAAATACATCAATCACTTCTTCTTTCTGCAGGTGCCAATAACCCAGAAGTCTATATCAGCTGAAACCAGAAATAAAGTGCAACCAGAAACTCAGGCCAGCAACGAGCCAGACAAGGACGTGGTATCTAAAACAGAACCAAGACGGGTCAAAATATTTGATGGCGGGTATGATTTGAAAACGATTCATTCATTGTgtaatacattttgaatgtatttatttgatctTATGTCTTCCTATCTTACGTGTGTCTCATGGTTCTATTGCAACCCCACAGATACAAATCTAATGAAGAGTATATTTACGTCCGTGGACGTGGACGCGGTAAATACATATGTGAAGAATGTGGGATCCGTTGCAAGAAGCCAAGCATGCTACGCAAACACATCCGCACCCACTCGGACGTCCGGCCATACCACTGTGTCCACTGCAACTTCTCTTTCAAGACAAAAGGTTAGAGCTCAGTAGTTGATCAGTGTTCAGAGCTATAAATCTCATGATATGATAGAGGTATAGAGAAGTGTAAGAGTCTCAAAACTTTCACAATAACCAGTtacacaaaatcaaataaatacataaaaaccattataaaaaaataacttaaatattGTGCATGTAATGATCCAGATCTTATCCATATATGTGATTCCTcaaaatgtaatctaatctTTTAAATATGTGGTTCGAAATTACTGGAAACATTTACACCATGATGGTGCCAAAAAttgtaaatacaattttgtTACACTGATATTACAACTGAACATAAAATCACTTTTATCACATAATTTACATCAGAGAGGATATATGCTTAATAAACTTCAACTGCTAGAACATCTtcctttttataaaatgaaagaTGTTGTTTCACCATCCCCTAAACCAAGACAGTATGATTCACCATTCTTTATCGAACTTGCCAACCCACGCCACACTGCAGAACAGTACTTGGTGTCAGAGCAACCCacgttcatttaaaaatgtctttatcagTTACTCACCCTTTATATACAGCTTGCCCAAACACCACATTTCCTTACATAAACTCCTTCTGTGCAATTGTTTGAGCTCCACCCACCAGCAAGACCTCACTGCCTCTCTTCTTGCAGGAAATCTGACCAAGCACATGAAATCCAAGGCCCACAGTAAGAAATGCATGGAGATGGGGATTCCTGCGGGTCTCATTGATGATCAGGATGCAGAGGACTCAGGTACATTGCTTAACTATGCAGCCTAGAGGGGAATACAGAAGGATACTTGCGTGTTCAAAATTTGATTTCCTTATAAACAACAGGATTACCCTTCTTTTAATAGTTCTGTTAATGACATGAGCTATAAAACACGGATTGCCCCCGCTTGTGCTCTGTTGCTATGTCGATCAATAGCTTTGCCATGGTCTAATTAGAAATTCTAAATGCAGCTTCTTTCTCTGTTAACTCAAAGCGCATGTGGGCGGCATGCACAGCGTTTAGAAAGAGGAAATTGCTGCGTCtaattttagaaagaaaaaaaagagtgcgAGAAGCTGCCTGAAAGCATTCTATGGTCCCAGTCTCTTAAGACcatatttgtttttcctcctgtGCCTGTGATGGAGCAAGGGGCTGCAGGGTGGTCTAGGGTCTGAAACACTGCAGCAGGAGCAGAAAACATCACTTAGTGTGAACAAAACCTTCATGATCATAAATCTTTAATGAATGAAAATGGTTCAGTACTACCAAAGAGCTTATATATTTTATGCCAGCTTTGATTACTAATATGTTCTGCAGAATACCAAGAATAGTCTTCCTTCTTACGTATTCTCTCATCCACAGGAGACCGGAGTCAGGTGAGCAGCGTTGACCGCCAAGATTCAGATGGTGACGACTCCGATGGCCCTGATGATGAGGAGAATGATGATAacgaagaggaagaggaggacagcCAGGCAGAGTCTGGCCTGTCCACCAACCCTTCCGTCTCTGCCAGCCCTCAGCATATCCAttccaaagaggctgaagtccCTCCTAGCGCCCTCCTAGCCCAGATGTCAATCAGCACAGTCGCCTTTACTCTCTCCCAGACTCCAGCTCCCGAATCCCACACATCCGACTCTGAATCTGTCCCCATGATGAGCCCTGTTTCCCTGAGCAAGCAAATGTCTATCTCTGGGTCCTGCTACAGCTCAATGCGCTTCCCTTACTCTCCTCCGCCTGTTACCATCCCATCCGACTCCTACACCTCAGACACAGAGTCAGTGCACATGATGAGCCCAGTGTCCCCATGCAGGCAGATGTCCATCGACTACCCTGACTTTGATGTGCCCCCTAGTCCCCCAGTGCCAAGCAAGAGCTCCAAGCTAGCCCAGGTGAGACCCATGTATTCTCATTATGTCTCTCTCCACCCCTACTTGCCTGCCCGCCTCCCTTCTTTCATATCCACACCAGTACTTTAAATCCTGCATGTGAGGCACTTCAACAAAGCTGCTTtgaatgctctgaaaaaggTGACAAATCTTATTGATTCTGATTACTCTCGGTGGATAGATCCAAATACTATTTCACTTTAACTGTTTTATAAACTCCACTGGGTAGTATCCATGTGCCGATAATGGAATATCTTTTGTGATATGAGTGACATTAGATTATGTAAGAAAATATTAATATGGGACATGCAGATGGGTGGGCCTTGGGCTGAGGATATCCACCTGTTATTTCAGAGGACAGGATTTTAAGAACTATATTTTATGCGAGAAAAGGTAGATAGTTTTTCAGCAGTGGACTGTTAAGATTTTTTACAAACCAAAACTtagaatttatttattgatgACAAATGAGCTTGGTATTgagaaatatgtaaaatataaaatgttcaAGGTGAaaagatctgtgtgtgtgtgctcagttCAAGTATAGTGTACACCCTCTCCATATTGAAACAGGATGTTGGTCGGGCACTAGTGAGGAAGACAGACTGTGTTATTCATGTGATCTCaatgaaattgaaaattaagttaatttttctttgtgttttccaaATTTTCATGATTTAAGATTGCAGTTATTTAACAAAGTTGAATTAAAAGAGATGAGGAAAGATAAAGATCTGTTAGTTTGGTTGTTTAAACATGAAACGTTTTTATTTGCAAACCTTTTAGAACATGCATGGACAA
Above is a window of Etheostoma spectabile isolate EspeVRDwgs_2016 chromosome 14, UIUC_Espe_1.0, whole genome shotgun sequence DNA encoding:
- the hivep1 gene encoding zinc finger protein 40 isoform X4; this translates as MYKIEEAQKELKDPKGSQKGISESSQRNADNIKGLKRKKVVVENPLEKIPKSPVKKPLQLKTSQTALHGALSKESAPSSCCSYSNSPSHNPPTSPSEKRDPNYAQPVAASPHKGSPSTDTERVKQEETSSRPPSLEPTDGEEGSLIEVFQSKDSKSQKPSFEGDPYHSSASLDVLLKAMEPDFSTLAERKNSLQVTAIAIPASTLNAQSSGELTTMPAVNVGLQNQPSGMQTYYIDKQGNFIGISGPLQGNVQASTQGTPMQSSPLATPHFMHVASNPEKPSLHMSFNTGPSTITHAPVPSGSNALPQSQPPVVHTCQSLSASVPSTIQVPVTPGSNQVQMTTLMNFGADQVFKDQKPKKPGKYVCEYCSRACAKPSVLLKHIRSHTGERPYPCVTCGFSFKTKSNLYKHKKSHAHAIKLGLIARSESGGGSLSQESDKALGTHSEAEESGDSDEDGSTADLDPDSSQSSVTALSENSLRSAGTTQASHEEADSSAVLESIKPAPDQRTREPKGTAALPKVVVYPVNVSPLRADSPRVTCAAPEQAAAQRQREFQTANMRSSLTVLSSLKEVDGTNPSLDTVSEDEDQQCKSPLLGGHAQLQRQQATDFSQQQQVKCLLSPRSLGSTDSGYFSRSESADQAMSPPSPFVKITPPGDIDIAKNTLPHVPHAVATVMHVAAEQTSQATEGQMRPPLEAKALSLEERISKLISDNEAVVDNKQLDSVKPRRTSLSRRGSIDSPKSYIFKDSFQFDLKPMGRRSSSSSDIPKSPFTPTDKSKPVFLLSVPSQYPPMDCLPITRSNSMPTTPGHSALPLNVPPLPHPLRICQSFDDKISLFNDDVFSSTPLTPNPAIHSRTLVRQAAVEDFTTNDGHGLPTVRSMDEGYHGLGNSTELIKRSKSFEHSQDRNRKPQQNKGTMYECETCRNRYRKLENFETHKKFYCSELHGPKNKPITAKETDQDVCHVNIMQPIVPRSTSGSGVPDQQTSIRKRRKMKSVGDEDDQSPTDTIPPCSVSFELPTALDRQTFSQHAVIVDIQPKNNQSKLTQIQLVARGNNTSDSRLSPIRETQISTSPKGDLQRQGSGTSVIRHTNSLSRPNSFETESIDRASPVDILEKDPLTKLKTDALVNVSAERYHENISKPKSSDYGNQSKEQCTDGSIAATGENSTPVHQSRLVRQNNIQVPEILVTEEPDREHETQTTEPADKPADQFNWPPRSESLSKLPAEKLPPKKKRIRLAQMDNSSAESSFESSLSRSLSRDSSLSRCSSISASFDRDETSRSESPSRGECVSKVPEPQGLPTAFNTLGVPGMMRRAASEQITCTQPSVEISCDYRSKSFDCGNVSPSRSLSPAGQPKSGQIFQVAQVPLIERRRGPLVRQMSLKIGPESQQPVRKTVIPLDKPPITNVSSLKQNRSQQIHIANRRTMAQPFILHTGEAPLQKNEQIVQSIHLGSLTQQPQVHGLPHPWHQTSRVQICQKLQQPLSQILVCRENVQNKPADPEEKKSFVPKYQLQCPALRASQTFSFSSTQGTQIALPVLTIPIANPVLSVSKSSDVLKNVYVGQPNQQNSEIKAQTVFLSGVQQRDTIGQIQTGAIPLPQILITHEQMHPAPSVSKTNSLSSTHSVESDNHAVPTAKKDGTQIQTVSTKKLASVTLCPQQEPTASSKRMLSPANSLDIYMEKHQKRAKDEHGVACLTDGRSVNYLNCKMSDVTRQRKLTLVRQVCTTEPVDSPIETEAPPLPQVTTDGEKDSQATDDVKPMSPDSAGLKKDTSTVIHEEAGPARNTTFGSQGTSMSANNTLKPQEKVEEQRWTPAKSPIRPSSFHGGQVKLTTSVSVVNTKDSHRLSFPSLKTATTFTWCFLMKRKPLHVPQTDLKTSAYAVWTVSPNNHNPLGLPTKVVMSLFDSKQSSKKIHYTSAIRTSGKSDILSYSGQLKDVMPRVPITQKSISAETRNKVQPETQASNEPDKDVVSKTEPRRVKIFDGGYKSNEEYIYVRGRGRGKYICEECGIRCKKPSMLRKHIRTHSDVRPYHCVHCNFSFKTKGNLTKHMKSKAHSKKCMEMGIPAGLIDDQDAEDSGDRSQVSSVDRQDSDGDDSDGPDDEENDDNEEEEEDSQAESGLSTNPSVSASPQHIHSKEAEVPPSALLAQMSISTVAFTLSQTPAPESHTSDSESVPMMSPVSLSKQMSISGSCYSSMRFPYSPPPVTIPSDSYTSDTESVHMMSPVSPCRQMSIDYPDFDVPPSPPVPSKSSKLAQDTSAPLAVAVTESGIPVNRSTQTSSYPSQGLMHFPPQGLTQTPGTDTQTHLFSHLPLHSQQPSRSSYSMVPVGGIQLVPAGLAAYSTFVPIQAGPLQLTIPAVSVIHRNTSPLPASNTPPHLEGFQTQPLVVQEPISSVVPCFPLGQVTGLPAPTIQPVGLETLNLMGLTNTGLASTQLLSQQGLTLNATLQVLAANPTSQSSTGPQTHVPGLQIVNIALPAIIPSLSPLSTLSPVPGFSERQGSPEAPGVQPSQSEHWLGSLRSCMLPALPPASFKVSSFPEVTSDSRPSPEGSSRAELTQTMERQEKDKSPQQHRSPAPDRQADSAKESSVEGASDPAPPRPPPVTSWQKVIDDYNEVSSDDEDRLVIAT